A window of Henckelia pumila isolate YLH828 unplaced genomic scaffold, ASM3356847v2 CTG_466, whole genome shotgun sequence genomic DNA:
catgttgcatgaatcatatttatacgtgtactcatgtttatgtactgagcgttagcgctcacgtcctagttgttattttggacaccctattccatggggcaggtcgcaggatggacgaagccggtagttcgaggcaggactagggagccggagcttttcaggggaatttatacagcaggatttgttttagctgtatattgtttacttttaagttcttcgatttggttgtatcactacagatttaagcctggattatgttactaagctgatatgtaaattatggttaagttttcgcacgtttttactttgttaagtattttgctgtattaagtttaatgcatgctattagttgccagttagtaggtgattccatgcatgGGTCACTACACAATCCCCCTCCCCCACCACCAGATCAGAACGTGCAAGTGGAGGAGatcaagaaattgaaagaagagATGGAGCTCTTGAAGAAGAAGCAGTCCGCATATCTAGCCATGCCATTTTGGAATATTTCCTTTTCCGCTGAGATACTGGAATCAGAACTCCCCAAAAactttaagtttccgcacgttggGGAATATGATGGAAAAGGGGATCCGGAAGAGCACTTGTCTCGTTTTGAGAATGCTGCGTTGTTGCACAAATATTCTGACCCTATCAAGTGCTGGGTCTTCCTCAATACTTTGATAGGACCAGCTCAATAATGGTTCAACCTATTACGCCTAGAGGATATCAAGGAGTTCAAGGATTTTAGCAAGGCTTTCCTACACTATTTTGCTAGTAGCAAAAAGCATCCCACCACTACTCTCAGCCTTTTCGCTATCAAACAGCAAGGTCAAGAAGATTTTCAAGTATATATTCGTCGATTTAGTGCTCTGGCTCTTGAAGTACCTACTGCTACTACTGATCTGCTCATCAGCGCCTTCACCCAAGGACTTACTACAGGGGATTTTCTTAAATCCCTGATCAAAAAACCGCCGTATACATATGATGAACTGCTTGCTCGGTCCGAAAAATATGTGAATTTAGAGGAGATACAAGTTTTCCGATTGAATAGTGGGATGGACAGGCCACCAAGTCCGAAGAGCACCAGGATCCCTAACATACCTCGGAAGATGGGGCCATCTCCCCGATCCGAACTCCTAGGGCAATTCACATCCTTCACGCCTTTAAGGATGGGTAAAACTCAGGCCATGCGAATATGTGAAGAAGAGAGACTTCTACAGAGACCTCCATGGAGTGAGCAGGGGCCCCGCAGGCCAAAATCTGATAAGTAATGTGGCTTTCACAATGAGTATGGGCACAATACTAATGATTGTCGTCAGCTGGAGCAAGAGATTGAGAGAATAATGCAACAGGAGCCAGGGATGAAGGATAGTTTGGCACAAAAAAAGGAGGATATCCCTCGAATAAGAGGAGTCACGAAGGCCCCGGTCATTATGCATCAAGACCCCGACCTGGGCCGCCACAGGGAAATTTCAAGCGTCCGAATCAAAATCAACCTGGAAATAACCAAGGACCACCGCCTCCCACAAAAGGTGTCATCAACATGATATCTGAGGTACCGACTGATGGAGATTCCAATAGGGCAAGGAAGACAAGCAGTCGGAAATTGAGCAACATGGAGATAGCCGACCAGGTGGTTAGGACAGGCCCGACCCTTTCCTTTGGCCCGGATGATCTTAAAGGCTTGTCAGATACTACTCATAATGACGCACTGATTATTCGAGCTATGGTCGCTAATTACAATGTGGCCCAGATTTTTGTGGATTTCGGAAGCTCGGTCAATGTACTATTCCAAGAGACAATAAATCAGATGGATTTGGGAGAGTATAAAGTAGAACCAGTGGTGACATCATTGTTCGGGTTCACGGATCATGCCATCCGACCTACTGGATTGATCAATTTGCCGCTCACTTTGGGCAAGGACCGTACAAGTAAAACACGAATTGTCAGCTTTATTATCGTGGATGCACCATCAGCATACAACGTTATCTTGGGAAGACCAGCCATGACTACATTCATGGCCGTGGCTTCAGCACTATATCAAAAGATCAAATTTCTTGTGGGTAATGAAGTTGGCGAGGTTCAAGGAGATCAGAAGATTTCTCGAAAGTTCTACGTAGAAGAGGTACAGATAGAACAAAAAGCAGTCAAAATTAATCATGATGACCGACCCGGGCCTGTAGGTTGGCAACAAGTAAATTTGTTGGAAGAAGATACCCCTCTTACTGCCGAAGAAGAGTgcgaataattttttattttccctCCGACCGGGTCGGTCAAGGTGGCTCAAACGCTAGAAGCGTCTCTTAAAGAGCAATTAATACAATGTCTGATGGAGAACAAAGACGCCTTCGCATGGTCCGTATCTGATCTCTTGGGATTACAGAGAGAAGTAATGGAGAATAAGCTAAATGTTATACGGGACTATCGCCCCATTATTCAAAAGAAAAGACACTTCGGGCCTGAAAAAGATGTTGTGATTCAAGGGTAAGTTGAGGAACTTTTGAAAGCCGGAAACATTCAAGAAGTATATTTCCCGACCTGGTTATCAAATGTAGTACTGGTACCCAATTCTTTGGGCAAGTGGCGCATGTGCGTGGATTTTCGTGATCTGAACAAAGCATGCCCAAAGGATTGCTATCCCTTTCCCCGAATAGACTAGCTGGTGGATTCTACATCTGGGCACGAGTTGTTATGTTTCCTGGACGCCTATCAGGGGTATCATCAAATCCCTTTAGCCAAGGAAGATCAAAATAAAGTGAGTTTTGTCACTTCCACGGGGACTTATTGCTACGTGGTTATGCCCTTTGGGCTCAAAAATGCTGGGGCCACTTATCAAAGATTAATTGACAAAGTGTTCAAACAACAGATAGGAAAAAATATTGAGGTGTACGTGGATGACATTCTGGTTAAGAGCCGAATAGCTAAGCAATTCATTGCCGACCTGACTCAGACATTCCAGACACTACGCGAATATCGACTAATGTTAAACCCGAGCAAGTGCACATTCGGGGTTCAGACCGGGAAGTTCCTTGGGTACATGGTCACAAGAAGAGGAATTGAAGCTAATCCGAAAAAAGTTTAGGCCATTATCTCTATGACATCGCCTAAGAATATTCACGAAGTACAACGGTTGTCAGGAAGGATTGCCGCACTGGCTCGGTTCATCTCAAGATCGGCGGACAAaagttttcttttcttcaaaGCACTCAGAAAAACTAAAAACTTTGAGTGAGATGAACAAAGCGAAAAATCTTTTCAGGAATTGAAGGCATATTTGAGAGAACTACCAGTGTTGAATAAACCAGTTCAGGGGAAAGAGCTCTTTGTGTACTTAGCTGTCATGCCCAGGGCTGCCAGCTCGGTCATAGTCAGGAAGGAGGGAATGAATCATTTACCTGTATACTTTGTCAGCCATGCCTTGAAGGGAGCAGAGCTTAACTACATGACACAGG
This region includes:
- the LOC140872646 gene encoding uncharacterized protein produces the protein MEIADQVVRTGPTLSFGPDDLKGLSDTTHNDALIIRAMVANYNVAQIFVDFGSSVNVLFQETINQMDLGEYKVEPVVTSLFGFTDHAIRPTGLINLPLTLGKDRTSKTRIVSFIIVDAPSAYNVILGRPAMTTFMAVASALYQKIKFLVGNEVGEVQGDQKISRKFYVEEGYHQIPLAKEDQNKVSFVTSTGTYCYVVMPFGLKNAGATYQRLIDKVFKQQIGKNIEVYVDDILVKSRIAKQFIADLTQTFQTLREYRLMLNPSKCTFGVQTGKFLGYMELKAYLRELPVLNKPVQGKELFVYLAVMPRAASSVIVRKEGMNHLPVYFVSHALKGAELNYMTQEKLALALVITARKLRPYFLSHPIIVLTNSALGKIAANPDASGRLIKWITELSEYDIKFEPRTAIKAQALADFLEDTVELGQEDHWKIFVDGSSCQTGSGVGIVTVSPWGKETNISIRLDFRASNNEAEYETLLLGLKAAWNLGISRATLYSDSQLAIQQSKGKFKTKNEKMIKYVQALDKAKEDFTELLMELIPRTENTKADHLARLASSVGEPSEPGLKGKEMISQLESLDDIIADVLERDWRYDIHKHLTKNELLNDSMKAREIKRRALRFVMVDKILFKSLSSEGPLGRLFLAHYEEGCIRPDQLMLQFPEAC